A single genomic interval of Armatimonadota bacterium harbors:
- a CDS encoding DinB family protein, translating into MQSLEQWAEEWRQTRRLTYDLLAALPYAVLNFSPHPDFGTFARQIRHMGDIQACYIMGLQTEKMDFGARPRQRTLEQSREHLEGYLRSLDAQLEEVLRGISGASPGRSIAWDGEAVPVLRHLMRLLQHETLHHGMLALYAKIADLPLPPSWGIWALE; encoded by the coding sequence GTGCAGAGCCTTGAGCAGTGGGCCGAGGAGTGGCGGCAGACCAGGCGCCTGACCTACGACCTGCTGGCCGCCCTTCCCTACGCCGTGCTGAACTTCTCTCCCCATCCCGACTTCGGGACCTTCGCCCGCCAGATCCGCCACATGGGGGACATCCAGGCCTGCTACATCATGGGCCTGCAGACCGAGAAGATGGATTTCGGAGCCCGGCCGCGCCAGCGCACCCTGGAACAATCGCGAGAGCATCTTGAGGGCTACCTCCGCAGCCTCGACGCCCAGCTGGAGGAGGTGCTGCGCGGGATCTCCGGCGCGTCGCCGGGCCGGTCCATTGCCTGGGACGGGGAAGCGGTCCCGGTGCTCCGGCACCTAATGCGGCTGCTCCAACACGAAACGCTGCACCACGGCATGCTGGCCCTCTACGCGAAGATCGCCGACCTCCCCCTCCCGCCCAGCTGGGGGATCTGGGCCCTCGAATAG
- a CDS encoding thiamine pyrophosphate-dependent enzyme yields MDAIETALPTQQLEAIKGVKKIPLEEFFTSGHRTCQGCESALVMKLMVKAAGPRTIVLGSTGCMYVANTTYYSTSWVVPWMHTQLGSSGSAGLGTAAALKVLMRKGKMKEEPINVIAFCGDGGGADMGLSAISAALTHPQYNFLILLYDNESYANTDIQLSGLTPYGAHTTFSPPGKAKRILHTRWKKNVAGMLAAGHPECRYVATVCASYAVDMMNRVRKALTIGGPTFIHSIDPCPKGWDFDPMLSHELGELAVETGVWPLYEVENGVLKLYGRTKQIAEKRARRKPVREFLLKQGRFAHFTEDDFDYFQAKVDEMWNRWLIPGVIPFHTELERDQPPA; encoded by the coding sequence ATGGACGCCATCGAGACCGCGTTGCCCACGCAGCAGCTGGAGGCGATCAAGGGGGTGAAGAAGATCCCCCTGGAGGAATTCTTCACCTCCGGCCACCGGACGTGTCAGGGCTGCGAGTCGGCGCTGGTGATGAAACTGATGGTGAAAGCGGCCGGGCCGCGCACCATCGTCCTGGGCAGCACGGGGTGCATGTATGTGGCCAACACCACCTATTACAGCACCTCGTGGGTCGTGCCCTGGATGCACACCCAGCTGGGCAGCTCCGGCTCCGCGGGCCTGGGCACCGCCGCGGCGCTGAAGGTCCTGATGCGCAAGGGGAAGATGAAGGAGGAGCCGATCAACGTCATCGCCTTCTGCGGCGACGGGGGCGGCGCGGACATGGGGCTGTCGGCGATCTCCGCCGCGCTGACCCATCCCCAGTACAACTTCCTGATCCTCCTCTACGACAACGAGTCCTACGCCAACACCGACATCCAGCTCTCCGGCCTCACCCCCTACGGCGCCCACACCACCTTCAGCCCGCCGGGCAAGGCCAAGCGTATCCTACACACCCGCTGGAAAAAGAATGTGGCCGGGATGCTGGCCGCCGGCCACCCGGAGTGCCGCTACGTGGCCACGGTCTGCGCCAGCTACGCCGTGGACATGATGAACCGGGTGCGCAAGGCGCTGACCATCGGCGGGCCGACCTTCATCCACTCCATCGACCCCTGTCCGAAGGGCTGGGACTTCGACCCCATGCTTTCCCACGAACTGGGCGAGCTGGCCGTGGAGACCGGGGTCTGGCCGCTCTACGAGGTGGAGAACGGCGTGCTCAAGCTCTACGGCCGCACGAAGCAGATCGCGGAGAAGCGCGCCAGGCGTAAGCCGGTCCGGGAGTTCCTGCTCAAGCAGGGACGGTTTGCGCACTTTACCGAGGACGACTTCGACTATTTCCAGGCCAAGGTCGACGAGATGTGGAACCGATGGCTCATTCCCGGGGTGATCCCGTTCCACACCGAGCTCGAGCGCGACCAGCCGCCGGCCTAG
- a CDS encoding tripartite tricarboxylate transporter TctB family protein, giving the protein MRRADTAFALLLVVGAAIMIREALRLPIAWTAIGPGAGFFPFWLSVGVAFQGVIILIRSLRVPAPPGREVPFVEPEAWRPLLVAFLPMVAVIAAINYLGIYIGGALYLAGYMIFVGRHHWTSVILISILLPLGLFLIFERWFLLPMPKGLILEHLLFGR; this is encoded by the coding sequence ATGCGTCGAGCGGACACCGCCTTCGCCCTGCTCCTGGTGGTCGGAGCAGCGATCATGATCCGCGAGGCCCTGCGCCTGCCCATCGCCTGGACGGCGATCGGGCCGGGCGCAGGGTTCTTCCCCTTCTGGCTAAGCGTGGGGGTTGCCTTCCAGGGGGTGATCATCCTGATACGCAGCCTGCGCGTGCCCGCCCCGCCCGGGCGGGAGGTCCCCTTCGTCGAACCTGAGGCCTGGAGGCCCCTGCTCGTCGCCTTCCTGCCCATGGTCGCCGTGATCGCCGCCATCAACTACCTGGGGATCTACATCGGCGGCGCGCTGTACCTCGCGGGCTATATGATCTTCGTCGGCCGCCACCACTGGACGTCGGTGATCCTGATCTCCATCCTCCTGCCGCTGGGGCTGTTCCTGATCTTCGAGCGCTGGTTCTTGCTGCCGATGCCCAAGGGCCTCATCCTCGAGCACCTGCTCTTCGGACGCTAG
- a CDS encoding FadR/GntR family transcriptional regulator produces MADRIRRLIVEGRLRAGDKLPPERELAERFGVSRTSVRDAIRVLELIGLLEPRQGEGTVVRELTPDALTQPLASILIHNRALLAELLEVRKMFEPPLAARAAVLARPEDVARLEEIYGRQETKVRAGEVAIAEDSEFHYAIATMARNRVALKVVDVLMDLLQESRQRSLQVPGRIQRSLAGHRRILDAIARRDPRAAERAMQQHLAEIEHVLLTSQPEG; encoded by the coding sequence GTGGCCGACCGGATCCGCCGGCTCATCGTCGAGGGCCGGCTGCGGGCGGGCGACAAGCTGCCCCCGGAGCGCGAGCTGGCCGAGCGGTTTGGGGTCAGTCGGACCTCGGTCCGCGACGCCATCCGGGTGCTGGAACTGATTGGCCTGCTCGAACCCCGCCAGGGCGAGGGCACCGTGGTCCGGGAACTGACCCCCGATGCGCTCACCCAGCCGCTGGCTTCGATTCTGATTCACAACCGGGCGCTGCTCGCCGAGCTGCTGGAAGTGCGCAAGATGTTCGAGCCCCCGCTGGCCGCGCGGGCCGCCGTGCTGGCCCGTCCCGAGGACGTGGCCCGGCTGGAGGAAATCTACGGACGGCAGGAGACGAAGGTGCGCGCCGGCGAGGTGGCCATCGCCGAGGATTCGGAGTTCCACTACGCCATCGCCACCATGGCGCGCAACCGGGTCGCCCTCAAAGTCGTGGACGTCTTGATGGACCTCCTCCAGGAGAGCCGGCAGCGCTCGCTCCAGGTGCCGGGGCGGATACAGCGCTCCCTGGCCGGCCACCGGCGGATCCTGGACGCCATCGCCCGGCGGGATCCCCGAGCCGCCGAACGCGCGATGCAGCAGCACCTGGCCGAGATCGAGCACGTCCTCCTTACGTCACAGCCGGAGGGCTGA
- a CDS encoding tripartite tricarboxylate transporter substrate binding protein — protein MRAAALCLVVLLLLFALPASSAPTFTPRRPIEWTIPAGTGGGADQQARFMAPLIAKYNLSPQPFIPVNRPAGAGAQAFLWMIDRAGDPHTILITLDNLFATPEAQLIRRRDGGRFTWRDLTPIARLLLDNFVLTVHNDSPWKTVADFERAAKAAPRGSIKMSGTGSKQEDEIIMVLLEQAWGVDFTYVPFPGGGAVAAAVVGKQTDFSVNNPLEMVGHWEGGRLRPLAIFASERVQTPRWKDVPTMKELGFPIEYQMLRGIFGTANMPPEAVAFYRDIFQRLLDTPEMADFIERGAFTKAWLTGPAFVQWLEQKDATVRSLMKKGGLSAP, from the coding sequence ATGAGAGCGGCCGCCCTGTGTCTTGTCGTGTTGCTGCTCCTGTTCGCGCTCCCGGCGTCGAGCGCGCCCACGTTCACGCCGCGGCGGCCGATCGAGTGGACGATCCCGGCCGGCACCGGCGGCGGGGCCGACCAGCAGGCCCGGTTCATGGCCCCGCTGATCGCCAAGTACAACCTCTCGCCGCAGCCCTTCATCCCGGTGAACCGTCCGGCGGGCGCCGGGGCCCAGGCCTTCCTCTGGATGATCGACAGGGCCGGCGATCCCCACACCATCCTAATCACGCTGGACAACCTCTTCGCCACGCCCGAAGCGCAGCTCATCCGCCGGCGCGACGGCGGCCGCTTCACCTGGCGCGACCTGACCCCGATCGCCCGGCTGCTCCTCGACAACTTCGTCCTCACCGTCCACAACGACTCGCCGTGGAAAACGGTGGCGGACTTCGAGCGGGCGGCGAAGGCCGCGCCGCGGGGCAGCATCAAGATGTCCGGGACCGGCTCCAAGCAGGAGGATGAGATCATCATGGTCCTCCTGGAGCAGGCCTGGGGGGTGGACTTCACCTACGTGCCCTTCCCGGGAGGCGGCGCGGTGGCGGCGGCGGTCGTGGGGAAGCAGACCGACTTCTCGGTGAACAACCCGCTGGAGATGGTCGGGCACTGGGAAGGAGGACGCCTGCGCCCGCTGGCCATCTTCGCCTCGGAACGGGTGCAGACCCCCCGGTGGAAGGATGTGCCCACGATGAAAGAGCTCGGCTTCCCCATCGAGTACCAGATGCTGCGCGGCATCTTCGGCACGGCGAACATGCCGCCGGAGGCAGTGGCCTTCTACCGGGACATCTTCCAGCGCCTGCTGGACACACCGGAGATGGCCGACTTCATCGAGCGCGGGGCCTTCACCAAGGCCTGGCTCACCGGGCCGGCCTTCGTGCAGTGGCTGGAGCAGAAGGACGCCACCGTGCGCAGCCTGATGAAGAAGGGCGGGCTGTCCGCCCCGTGA
- a CDS encoding 4Fe-4S dicluster-binding protein — MGRLFAVEIVYRGIFQKNLAKNISRGVVLAAHHAGKSGISFGRYGDSPERNGIPAKSFAVIGSDPETLEEGMAKYEPKEVDITIVLDDTLLKGVESWAWYGLQPINRLLRPGGTLIVTSMHDADTLIPMAHRKEAPYRLAILKGTPSFSGLWVYKDDHTDVRVLGAVARVLPELFTIDDVEKAILQEWSAPLKATSARKAYERITTRVVQPTEGNPEHPFAFQLPKWHEMREGIAIPAIPRGAPIADPVSGQSGGFRPARNPTFKKFTTRTMRPVVNFDTCVKCTLCWLQCPDSCFDVTPDGFYDANMEACCGCGVCEAVCPVEHCVTMVNETAFTDNSSQWEAWKKDRTAYAAWLQEKIRHRPERTHGFRFRGQYEQELPPMLEIAGGAGPEEPSGEEE; from the coding sequence ATGGGACGCCTCTTCGCGGTGGAGATCGTCTACCGCGGGATCTTCCAGAAGAACCTGGCCAAGAACATCAGCCGGGGCGTGGTGCTGGCGGCGCACCACGCCGGGAAGTCCGGCATCTCCTTCGGCCGCTACGGGGACAGCCCGGAGCGCAACGGCATCCCGGCCAAGAGTTTCGCCGTGATCGGGAGCGACCCCGAAACCCTCGAGGAGGGCATGGCCAAGTACGAGCCCAAGGAGGTCGACATCACCATCGTCCTGGACGACACCCTGCTCAAGGGCGTGGAGTCCTGGGCCTGGTACGGCCTCCAACCCATCAACCGCCTGCTCCGCCCCGGCGGGACGTTGATCGTCACCTCGATGCACGACGCCGACACCCTCATCCCCATGGCGCACCGGAAGGAGGCGCCCTACCGGCTGGCCATCCTCAAGGGCACGCCCAGCTTCTCGGGCCTGTGGGTCTACAAGGACGACCACACCGACGTGCGCGTCCTCGGGGCCGTGGCCCGGGTGCTGCCCGAGCTGTTCACCATCGACGACGTGGAGAAGGCGATCCTGCAGGAGTGGTCGGCGCCGCTCAAGGCGACCTCGGCGCGCAAGGCCTACGAGCGGATCACCACCCGGGTGGTGCAGCCCACGGAGGGGAACCCGGAACATCCCTTCGCCTTCCAGCTGCCCAAATGGCATGAGATGCGGGAAGGCATCGCCATCCCGGCCATTCCCCGCGGCGCGCCCATCGCCGATCCGGTCAGCGGGCAAAGCGGCGGCTTCCGGCCGGCGCGCAACCCCACCTTCAAGAAGTTCACCACGCGCACGATGCGGCCGGTGGTGAACTTCGACACCTGCGTGAAGTGCACGCTGTGCTGGCTGCAGTGTCCGGACTCCTGCTTCGACGTCACGCCCGACGGGTTCTATGACGCCAACATGGAGGCCTGCTGCGGCTGCGGCGTCTGCGAGGCGGTCTGCCCGGTGGAGCACTGCGTGACGATGGTCAACGAGACCGCCTTCACCGACAACAGCAGCCAGTGGGAAGCCTGGAAGAAAGATCGGACCGCCTATGCCGCCTGGCTGCAGGAGAAGATCCGGCACCGGCCCGAGCGGACTCACGGCTTCCGCTTTCGCGGGCAGTACGAGCAGGAGCTGCCGCCGATGCTGGAGATCGCCGGCGGGGCGGGGCCGGAAGAGCCGTCCGGGGAGGAGGAGTAG
- a CDS encoding pyruvate ferredoxin oxidoreductase, giving the protein MARAVEQVAAPQKETDALISGSEAIAVACKLADVDVITAYPIRPYDTVMQYVAKLVANGELDCEYIVAESEHSQFEIVKHACAAGARVFCGSSGVGWMYAFEALTVTPALRIPMVAMVGNRALDDPGAFGVEHNDALAVRDLGWQLVWVDTAQEALDTALIAYRVAEDRRVFLPCAIACDGAFLTHSQAQVKIPPQQWVNAFLPPYNRGDLLLHPDNPITVAPQVNEDWLMEIRKHNDEAMKRAKTVIKEAYADFARIFGRDYGNPFFEEYQTDDADVVLVGMGTLSMPVKVAIRRMRQEGKKVGLVRLRWFRPFAAEELAATLGRFNAVGVIDRDFSFGSPYTSGVLATEIRAALYPAEKRPPVLGFICGLGGREVTVPDVQRMTDVLLSAAAGKAQPLTTWVGIRE; this is encoded by the coding sequence ATGGCCAGAGCCGTCGAGCAGGTTGCCGCACCGCAGAAGGAAACGGACGCCCTGATCAGCGGCAGCGAGGCGATCGCCGTCGCCTGCAAGCTGGCGGACGTGGACGTCATCACCGCCTACCCGATCCGTCCCTACGACACGGTGATGCAGTACGTAGCCAAGCTGGTGGCGAACGGCGAACTGGACTGCGAGTACATCGTCGCCGAAAGCGAGCATTCCCAGTTCGAGATCGTCAAACACGCCTGCGCCGCCGGCGCGCGCGTCTTCTGCGGCAGCAGCGGCGTGGGCTGGATGTACGCCTTCGAGGCGCTCACCGTCACCCCGGCCCTGCGCATTCCGATGGTGGCCATGGTCGGCAACCGCGCCCTGGACGACCCCGGCGCCTTCGGGGTGGAGCACAACGACGCCCTGGCCGTGCGCGACCTGGGCTGGCAGCTGGTCTGGGTGGACACCGCCCAGGAGGCGCTGGACACCGCGCTCATCGCCTACCGGGTGGCCGAGGACCGCCGGGTCTTCCTGCCCTGCGCCATCGCCTGCGACGGGGCGTTCCTGACCCACTCCCAGGCGCAGGTCAAGATCCCGCCCCAGCAGTGGGTGAACGCCTTCTTGCCGCCCTACAACCGCGGCGACCTCCTGCTGCACCCGGACAACCCGATCACCGTGGCCCCGCAGGTGAACGAAGACTGGCTGATGGAGATCCGCAAGCACAACGACGAGGCGATGAAGCGGGCCAAGACGGTCATCAAGGAAGCGTACGCCGACTTTGCCCGGATCTTCGGCCGCGACTACGGGAACCCGTTCTTCGAGGAGTACCAGACCGACGACGCGGACGTGGTCCTGGTGGGGATGGGGACCCTCTCCATGCCGGTGAAGGTCGCCATCCGCCGGATGCGCCAGGAGGGCAAGAAGGTGGGCCTGGTGCGGCTGCGCTGGTTCCGGCCCTTCGCCGCGGAGGAGCTGGCCGCCACCCTCGGCCGGTTCAACGCCGTCGGGGTGATCGACCGCGACTTCTCCTTCGGATCTCCGTATACCAGCGGCGTGCTGGCCACGGAGATTCGCGCCGCGCTGTACCCGGCGGAGAAGAGGCCGCCGGTGCTGGGATTCATCTGCGGGCTGGGCGGACGGGAAGTGACCGTGCCGGACGTCCAGCGGATGACGGACGTGCTCCTGTCGGCGGCGGCAGGGAAGGCGCAGCCGCTGACGACATGGGTGGGGATCCGCGAGTAA